The sequence CTCGGGCGCGCGCGCGAGCGCGTGGAGGATCCGCTGCCTGCGTCCTACTACGCGGCATTCGAGCGGGTCGAGCGCGATCCAAATCTGACGCTCGTCGTTGCTGAAAGCGAGGGCAGGGTGGTCGGCTGCCTGCAACTCGCTGTTCTCTCAGGCATCAGCTCGCAGGGCGGCATCCGCGGACTGCTCGAAGACGTGCGCGTTGCCACTGATTGTCGCAGCCGCGGCATCGGCGAGCAGTTGGTGCAATGGGCCATCGCGGAAGCGAAGGCGCGCGGCTGCAATCTGGTCGAACTGCTGACGCATCAGACGCGCGTCGATGCGCAGCGCTTCTACATGCG is a genomic window of Bradyrhizobium sp. CB1717 containing:
- a CDS encoding GNAT family N-acetyltransferase, which encodes MNDKSVSIRPARREDVPAIVAMLADDHLGRARERVEDPLPASYYAAFERVERDPNLTLVVAESEGRVVGCLQLAVLSGISSQGGIRGLLEDVRVATDCRSRGIGEQLVQWAIAEAKARGCNLVELLTHQTRVDAQRFYMRLGFTASHVGMTVRF